From one Solanum stenotomum isolate F172 chromosome 12, ASM1918654v1, whole genome shotgun sequence genomic stretch:
- the LOC125846863 gene encoding ribulose bisphosphate carboxylase small subunit, chloroplastic 4 isoform X1: MASSIVSSAAVATRANGAQASMVAPFTGLKSAASFPVSRKQNLDITSIASNGGRVRCMQVWPPINMKKYETLSYLPDLSDEQLLKEIEYLLKNGWVPCLEFETEHGFVYRENHKSPGYYDGRYWTMWKLPMFGCTDATQVLAEVQEAKKAYPQAWVRIIGFDNVRQVQCISFIAYKPEGF; the protein is encoded by the exons ATGGCTTCCTCTATAGTTTCTTCAGCTGCTGTTGCCACTCGCGCCAATGGTGCACAAGCCAGCATGGTTGCCCCCTTCACTGGACTCAAGTCTGCCGCCTCTTTCCCTGTTTCAAGGAAGCAAAACCTTGACATTACCTCCATTGCTAGCAATGGTGGAAGAGTCAGATGCATGCAG GTGTGGCCACCAATTAACATGAAGAAGTACGAGACTCTATCGTACCTTCCTGATTTGTCCGACGAGCAATTGCTCAAGGAAATTGAGTACCTATTGAAAAATGGATGGGTTCCTTGCTTGGAATTCGAGACTGAG CACGGATTTGTGTACCGTGAGAACCACAAGTCACCAGGATACTACGATGGTAGATACTGGACCATGTGGAAGTTGCCCATGTTTGGGTGCACTGATGCAACCCAGGTCTTGGCTGAGGTGCAGGAAGCAAAGAAGGCTTACCCACAGGCATGGGTCCGTATCATTGGATTCGACAACGTTCGTCAAGTGCAGTGCATCAGTTTCATTGCTTACAAGCCCGAAGGCTTCTAA